In Desulfuromonadaceae bacterium, a single window of DNA contains:
- a CDS encoding isoprenyl transferase gives MIPEHIAIIMDGNGRWAEARNLPRIAGHQRGVETVRVIVEACHGLGVRYLTLYAFSSENWQRPSAEVGGLMELLGYFLEAMLPEMMEKGIQLRVIGDLARLPERARRTVTDAVAQTAENSAMTLVLALSYGSRGELSNACRTLAKDVLDGGLSVEDITEELFASRLDTAGLPDPDLLIRTSGEMRISNFLLWQLAYAELYFTEICWPAFTADELNKALVEFSRRERRFGLTGAQMEKSRF, from the coding sequence ATGATCCCAGAGCATATTGCTATCATTATGGATGGCAACGGTCGTTGGGCGGAGGCGCGAAACCTGCCGCGCATTGCCGGTCATCAGCGCGGCGTCGAAACGGTGCGCGTGATCGTCGAGGCGTGTCACGGACTCGGCGTTCGTTATCTGACCCTTTATGCCTTCAGCTCGGAAAACTGGCAACGTCCATCGGCTGAAGTTGGTGGCCTGATGGAGCTTCTCGGGTATTTTCTGGAAGCGATGTTGCCTGAAATGATGGAAAAGGGAATCCAGCTGCGGGTTATAGGTGATCTGGCGCGATTGCCGGAACGTGCTCGTCGAACGGTTACTGATGCTGTTGCACAAACTGCCGAAAATAGTGCGATGACTCTGGTCCTGGCACTGTCGTACGGATCGCGGGGGGAGTTGAGCAACGCCTGTCGCACTTTGGCGAAAGATGTTCTGGATGGTGGTTTGTCTGTTGAGGATATTACTGAAGAGCTTTTTGCGAGTCGACTCGATACTGCCGGGTTGCCCGATCCTGACCTGCTGATTCGCACCAGCGGTGAAATGCGCATCAGTAATTTTCTCCTCTGGCAACTGGCTTATGCAGAACTTTATTTCACGGAGATTTGTTGGCCCGCTTTCACTGCCGACGAGTTGAACAAAGCGTTGGTCGAATTTTCTCGCCGTGAACGTCGTTTTGGTTTGACCGGAGCACAAATGGAAAAGAGTCGGTTTTAA
- a CDS encoding phosphatidate cytidylyltransferase: MKQRLITAGIGLPLLVLFIVYANYFFFSLLIGGVICLALHEFFAMTLPGERRAEKFAACLFALGLLSAMIQQSPLLLVGLLTLMTLGFACWFLLRFNNLGKVTGQLAILFFGILYITLLLGHVPLLRGVPDGREWIFLVLFIIMFCDTCAYFVGSAIGCRRLYPSISPKKSIEGACGGLLGSILGAVLVKFWFFGHLRLVDAVILGILLGIVGQLGDLFESMLKRGANVKDSGTLIPGHGGVLDRLDSLLFAFPVAYYYALWAGYG, encoded by the coding sequence ATTAAACAACGACTGATAACCGCTGGTATCGGCCTGCCGCTGCTGGTCCTCTTTATTGTCTATGCAAATTATTTTTTCTTCAGCCTGCTGATTGGTGGTGTCATCTGTCTGGCCCTCCATGAATTCTTCGCCATGACCCTGCCCGGAGAACGCCGCGCTGAAAAATTCGCTGCCTGCCTCTTTGCACTCGGTTTGCTGAGTGCGATGATTCAGCAGTCACCTCTCCTGCTGGTCGGGCTATTGACCTTGATGACGCTTGGTTTCGCCTGCTGGTTTTTGCTGCGTTTCAATAATCTGGGAAAAGTTACCGGACAACTGGCGATCCTCTTTTTCGGCATTCTTTATATTACACTTTTACTTGGACACGTACCGCTGCTGCGCGGGGTGCCGGATGGGCGTGAGTGGATTTTTCTGGTTCTTTTTATTATCATGTTTTGTGACACCTGCGCCTATTTTGTAGGCAGCGCCATTGGCTGCCGACGTCTTTATCCATCAATCAGCCCGAAAAAAAGTATTGAAGGCGCCTGTGGTGGCCTGCTCGGTAGTATCCTCGGTGCAGTGTTGGTCAAATTCTGGTTCTTCGGCCATCTGCGGCTGGTTGATGCCGTTATTCTTGGCATTCTGCTTGGCATTGTCGGTCAACTTGGCGATCTTTTTGAGTCGATGTTGAAACGCGGGGCTAACGTGAAAGATTCAGGGACGTTGATCCCTGGGCACGGTGGCGTACTTGATCGTCTGGACAGTTTACTCTTTGCATTTCCTGTTGCCTATTATTATGCGCTGTGGGCGGGGTACGGATAA
- a CDS encoding 1-deoxy-D-xylulose-5-phosphate reductoisomerase: protein MKKLAILGSTGSIGVSTLEVVAAYPARFSVITLTGGANLTLLIEQIRRFSPQMVAVCEEVDARRLRDTLGENAPKILFGVEGLSACASHPDVEMVVSAIVGAAGLRPTMAAIVAGKDIALANKETLVTAGSLFMEAITAAGVDLFPVDSEHSAIFQSLRGHRQQDVRRLILTASGGPFLHRSSDDFHSVRPLDALAHPNWTMGRKISIDSATMMNKGLEVIEAHWLFALPAERIAVHVHPQSVVHSMVEYVDGSVIAQLGIPDMKTPIAYALSWPERLALDLPPLDLCQYGALTFHAPDVEKFPCLPLAYTALAIGGTAPAVMNAANEVAVEAFLAERISFSDIAQIIAVVLNGHVAQPLDTLETVFAADKMGRKAAYDLIDQRAAEALC, encoded by the coding sequence ATGAAGAAACTAGCAATCCTCGGGTCCACCGGATCAATCGGCGTCAGTACCCTCGAAGTTGTCGCGGCTTATCCCGCCAGATTTTCTGTTATAACGCTCACCGGCGGGGCGAATCTGACGTTGCTGATCGAGCAGATTCGGCGCTTTTCGCCGCAGATGGTCGCGGTGTGTGAGGAAGTCGATGCGCGCCGGTTACGTGACACCCTCGGGGAAAATGCCCCGAAAATTCTTTTCGGCGTCGAAGGCCTTTCCGCCTGTGCCTCCCATCCAGATGTAGAAATGGTCGTATCGGCGATTGTCGGTGCGGCCGGTTTACGCCCGACTATGGCAGCGATTGTCGCCGGGAAAGATATTGCCCTGGCTAACAAGGAAACGCTGGTGACAGCCGGTTCGCTATTCATGGAGGCGATCACCGCTGCCGGCGTCGATCTTTTCCCGGTCGACAGCGAGCATTCCGCCATATTTCAATCGTTGCGCGGGCATCGCCAGCAGGATGTTCGACGCTTGATTCTGACGGCTTCCGGCGGTCCGTTTCTGCACCGTTCCAGTGACGATTTTCACTCGGTGCGACCGCTTGATGCACTGGCTCACCCGAACTGGACCATGGGGCGGAAAATTTCGATTGATTCTGCGACGATGATGAACAAAGGGCTGGAGGTGATCGAGGCGCACTGGTTGTTTGCTCTGCCTGCCGAGCGCATTGCCGTTCATGTTCATCCGCAGAGTGTTGTTCATTCAATGGTTGAATATGTGGATGGCTCGGTGATTGCGCAACTCGGCATTCCTGACATGAAAACACCGATCGCCTATGCTCTTTCCTGGCCGGAACGACTGGCTCTTGATTTACCTCCACTTGACTTATGCCAGTATGGGGCGTTGACATTTCATGCCCCGGACGTTGAAAAGTTTCCGTGTCTGCCCCTTGCTTACACGGCACTGGCGATTGGCGGTACCGCGCCGGCAGTGATGAATGCTGCCAACGAGGTTGCAGTTGAAGCATTCCTTGCAGAACGAATTTCCTTCTCTGATATTGCGCAGATTATCGCTGTGGTGCTGAATGGTCATGTTGCCCAGCCACTCGATACACTTGAAACTGTCTTTGCGGCTGACAAGATGGGGCGTAAGGCTGCGTATGACCTGATCGATCAACGTGCTGCGGAGGCTTTATGCTGA
- the rseP gene encoding RIP metalloprotease RseP: MLTVFSGIILLGILVFIHELGHFGVAKATGVRVLKFSLGFGPKLFSKQWGETEYLLCAIPLGGYVQMLGEGIGEQGEVVELTPEERQHSFADKTIAQRTAIIAAGPIMNLLLPFIVLPIAYMVGVNLPAYVENAPRAGYVVDASPAAAAGLQRNDLIVAVNGDAVSSWDGTNKTLLSHVGAPLEFTILRSGDTLLITLEPENGGIEGLQSIGIMPDVAPLVGGLAPGMPALAAGFEVGDQIVAIESTPINSWYDLRDVIQNYGKRPQQFHLIRDGRELSVEVLPIQRDGKDDLLIGIAPHQETLFKRFGFIDAVRAGADRTVELIELTLTFMQKMFAGQISSKNIGGPITVIQIAGQAAQTDLSSICTVLAFLSIQLGILNLLPIPILDGGHLFFNFFEMLMRRPVPLRTREIAQQVGLIMLLMLMVLAFYNDIVRIFVGGA, encoded by the coding sequence ATGCTGACTGTTTTTTCGGGGATCATCCTCCTTGGTATTCTGGTTTTTATCCACGAACTGGGACATTTTGGGGTCGCCAAGGCCACGGGCGTGCGCGTGCTGAAGTTTTCCCTCGGATTCGGCCCAAAACTGTTTTCCAAACAGTGGGGGGAGACCGAATATCTGCTTTGTGCAATCCCGCTGGGGGGGTACGTCCAGATGCTCGGCGAGGGGATCGGTGAACAGGGCGAAGTCGTGGAGCTGACGCCTGAAGAGCGGCAGCACTCCTTTGCAGATAAAACGATCGCCCAGCGCACGGCAATTATTGCGGCCGGCCCGATTATGAATCTGCTGCTCCCTTTTATTGTCCTGCCGATTGCCTATATGGTCGGGGTGAACCTGCCCGCTTATGTTGAAAATGCACCGCGAGCCGGTTATGTGGTTGACGCGTCGCCAGCAGCAGCTGCCGGTTTGCAGCGCAATGATTTGATCGTCGCGGTCAATGGCGATGCCGTCTCCAGCTGGGACGGTACGAACAAGACACTCCTCTCCCATGTCGGTGCGCCACTGGAATTCACAATCCTTCGGAGTGGTGACACCCTGCTGATCACACTGGAACCGGAAAACGGCGGGATTGAAGGGTTGCAATCGATCGGCATAATGCCGGATGTTGCGCCTCTGGTCGGCGGATTGGCACCGGGAATGCCGGCGTTGGCCGCCGGTTTTGAAGTGGGTGATCAGATCGTTGCGATTGAATCAACCCCGATCAACTCCTGGTATGATCTGCGCGACGTCATTCAGAATTACGGAAAGCGACCACAACAGTTTCACCTCATTCGCGACGGCAGGGAACTTTCAGTCGAGGTTCTGCCGATCCAGCGTGATGGCAAAGATGATCTGCTGATCGGTATTGCACCACACCAGGAAACCCTTTTTAAACGCTTCGGTTTTATTGACGCGGTGCGTGCTGGCGCTGACCGAACTGTTGAGCTGATCGAATTGACGCTGACGTTCATGCAAAAGATGTTCGCCGGACAAATCTCATCGAAAAATATCGGTGGCCCGATCACGGTTATTCAGATTGCAGGTCAGGCAGCGCAGACCGACCTGTCGAGTATTTGCACGGTGCTGGCTTTTCTCAGTATCCAGTTGGGGATTTTGAATCTGTTGCCGATCCCGATTCTTGATGGTGGGCATCTCTTTTTTAATTTTTTCGAAATGTTGATGCGCCGACCGGTGCCGTTGCGGACGCGCGAGATTGCCCAGCAGGTCGGGTTAATTATGTTGTTGATGTTGATGGTTCTGGCATTTTATAACGATATCGTTCGTATTTTTGTCGGGGGCGCGTAA
- the tsaB gene encoding tRNA (adenosine(37)-N6)-threonylcarbamoyltransferase complex dimerization subunit type 1 TsaB, producing the protein MVKSPRLLAVCTATRCTSIAVIEDGRVFGEMVMRSPRTHTDLLLPNVRQMLAGLEQDIPDFDAFVAVVGPGAFTGLRVGVATVKGLATAANRPTIAISSLLTLAAQFPASHLPICALLDARKSEVYVGRYCRQLDEPVLSHPERVMTPEQLLDEIDEETLFVGDGATVYRPLIEARLGRRAHFAPVSLAEPRAALAAALADREYRAKRTLSSGQLTPVYIRRSEAEIMWEKSGRTLPQ; encoded by the coding sequence ATGGTCAAGTCTCCACGGTTGCTGGCTGTTTGCACCGCAACCCGCTGTACCAGTATTGCGGTCATTGAAGACGGTCGTGTGTTTGGCGAGATGGTGATGCGCTCCCCCCGTACCCACACAGATCTGCTGCTGCCGAATGTTCGCCAGATGCTCGCCGGGCTGGAACAGGATATCCCTGATTTTGACGCCTTTGTTGCGGTCGTTGGACCAGGGGCATTTACCGGCTTGCGCGTCGGTGTCGCAACGGTGAAGGGATTGGCCACGGCGGCCAATCGACCGACCATCGCTATTTCATCATTGCTGACCCTGGCTGCCCAGTTTCCGGCCAGTCACTTGCCGATTTGCGCACTTCTCGATGCACGTAAAAGTGAAGTCTATGTCGGTCGTTATTGCCGACAACTGGATGAACCGGTCTTGTCCCACCCTGAACGCGTGATGACACCGGAACAGTTGCTGGACGAAATTGACGAGGAAACCCTTTTTGTCGGCGATGGTGCCACTGTTTATCGACCGTTGATTGAGGCCCGGCTCGGTCGACGTGCTCATTTTGCGCCGGTTTCTCTGGCTGAACCACGTGCGGCTCTTGCTGCGGCTCTTGCCGATCGTGAATACCGGGCGAAACGCACGCTCTCATCCGGGCAATTAACTCCGGTTTATATTCGTCGTTCCGAGGCTGAAATTATGTGGGAAAAAAGCGGTCGAACACTGCCCCAATGA
- a CDS encoding YdcH family protein codes for MEEADLTVVEELCNNNPRFRMLYEEHLILEKELTDFEEKVYLTPDEEIARKKVQKLKLVGKDEMQKILHNFREV; via the coding sequence ATGGAGGAAGCAGATTTGACCGTCGTTGAAGAGTTGTGCAATAATAACCCACGCTTCCGTATGTTGTATGAAGAACACCTGATCCTGGAAAAAGAATTGACCGATTTTGAAGAGAAGGTTTATCTGACGCCCGATGAAGAAATTGCGCGGAAGAAGGTACAAAAGCTGAAGTTGGTAGGAAAAGATGAAATGCAGAAGATTCTGCATAACTTTCGTGAGGTCTAG
- the ilvD gene encoding dihydroxy-acid dehydratase, which yields MKKRSSAITEGFERTPHRALLMGTGVPRSQMKQPFIGIASSFTDLIPGHIGMRDLERQIEKGVHTGGGHAFMFGIPGVCDGIAMGHRGMHYSLPTRELIADMIESVAEAHRLDGLVLLTNCDKITPGMLMAAARLDIPAIVVTAGPMLAGRGAQGRQYSFVTDTFEAMGQYKAGNMTEAQLCTCEENACPSAGSCQGLFTANTMAILTETLGMSLIGCGTALAVSSLKRRIAFTSGERIVALVNDNITPRSILTRAAFENAVRVDLALGGSSNTVLHLLSIAREAGVELPLEIFDALSRTTPQLASMNPGGIHFMEDLDAAGGVPGVLHELGDKILDNPTLTGLSVREIAAAIKHVDHAVIHPRSNPVRAEGGIAILHGNIAPDGAVVKQSGVSEKMMTFEGTARCFDAEEAAMAALMDGTVVAGDVVVIRYEGPKGGPGMREMLAPTATLMGLGLGDSVALITDGRFSGGTRGPCIGHISPEAAVGGPIALIADGDRIKLDIPQRSLELLVDATVLAERRAVWQAPEPKIRTGWLARYAQVVTSANTGAICQATAPLK from the coding sequence ATGAAAAAACGCAGTTCTGCCATCACTGAGGGTTTTGAACGAACACCGCACCGTGCCCTGCTGATGGGAACCGGAGTTCCGCGGAGTCAGATGAAACAGCCCTTTATCGGCATCGCCAGCTCTTTTACCGACCTGATCCCCGGTCACATCGGCATGCGTGATTTGGAACGGCAGATTGAAAAAGGCGTTCACACCGGTGGCGGGCACGCATTTATGTTTGGTATCCCCGGCGTGTGTGACGGAATCGCCATGGGACATCGTGGCATGCACTATTCATTGCCGACCCGTGAACTGATCGCCGACATGATTGAGTCGGTTGCCGAAGCCCACCGTCTTGACGGTCTGGTGTTGTTGACCAACTGTGACAAGATTACCCCAGGGATGTTGATGGCGGCAGCACGTTTGGATATTCCTGCAATTGTTGTCACCGCCGGACCGATGCTCGCCGGGCGCGGTGCTCAAGGGCGGCAATATTCGTTTGTGACCGATACTTTCGAGGCGATGGGGCAGTATAAAGCGGGGAATATGACCGAGGCGCAGCTGTGCACCTGTGAAGAAAATGCCTGCCCCTCTGCCGGATCGTGTCAGGGACTTTTTACCGCCAACACGATGGCGATCCTGACTGAAACCCTCGGTATGAGCCTGATCGGATGTGGTACCGCACTGGCGGTTTCCTCGTTGAAGCGGCGCATTGCTTTCACGTCCGGTGAACGGATTGTTGCCCTGGTAAATGACAATATCACGCCACGTTCCATCCTCACCCGCGCCGCCTTTGAAAACGCCGTGCGGGTCGATCTGGCCCTCGGTGGTTCGAGCAACACCGTCTTGCATCTGCTGTCGATTGCGCGTGAAGCCGGAGTCGAACTGCCGCTGGAAATTTTCGACGCACTCAGTCGCACCACGCCGCAGCTGGCCTCAATGAATCCTGGTGGTATCCATTTCATGGAAGATCTGGATGCGGCGGGGGGGGTTCCTGGCGTGCTCCACGAGCTGGGCGACAAGATTCTCGATAATCCAACCCTGACCGGTCTGTCTGTCAGAGAGATTGCTGCGGCGATCAAGCATGTTGATCACGCCGTGATCCATCCACGCAGTAACCCGGTGCGGGCTGAAGGGGGGATTGCCATTCTGCACGGCAATATTGCGCCGGACGGGGCGGTTGTCAAACAGTCCGGGGTGTCGGAGAAGATGATGACCTTCGAAGGCACGGCACGCTGCTTCGATGCGGAGGAGGCCGCGATGGCCGCGTTGATGGACGGAACCGTCGTGGCGGGCGATGTGGTCGTGATTCGCTACGAAGGACCGAAAGGCGGGCCGGGGATGCGTGAAATGCTCGCTCCGACCGCGACGTTGATGGGGCTGGGGCTGGGGGACAGTGTGGCATTGATTACCGATGGTCGTTTTTCCGGCGGTACCCGCGGGCCCTGCATCGGTCACATTTCGCCGGAAGCCGCCGTCGGTGGCCCGATCGCCCTGATTGCCGACGGTGACCGGATTAAACTCGATATTCCGCAGCGTTCGCTTGAATTGCTGGTTGATGCAACGGTTCTGGCAGAACGTCGTGCCGTCTGGCAGGCTCCGGAACCGAAGATCAGAACCGGCTGGCTGGCACGTTATGCCCAGGTTGTCACCTCGGCCAATACGGGCGCAATTTGTCAAGCGACAGCTCCACTGAAATAA
- the ilvB gene encoding biosynthetic-type acetolactate synthase large subunit, with protein MKKTGSQILLECLRLEGVDTVFGYPGGTVINIYDDLMDSPIKHILNRHEQAAVHAADGYARATGKVGVAIATSGPGATNTVTGIATAYMDSIPMVIITGQVPTPLIGNDAFQEADMIGITRPITKHNYLVRDIKDLARIIKQAFYIARTGRPGPVLVDLPKDIQMATHKFEYPDKVELRGYKPNYSGNSRQIEKSIKMILAARKPVIYVGGGAALSNSNLELKQFTEMIQAPLTMTLMGLSSFPNTHPLSLGMLGMHGTYHANMAVTDADLLIAIGARFDDRVTGKIATFAPHAKIIHIDIDPTSIKKNVRVDLPIVGDLKDVLKKMLKQLAEYDAQVATLRDELAPWRAKIEVWKKEQPLGYKSSNKEIKPQFVIEKLCELSDEDAIITTEVGQHQMWTAQFYDFIQPRTFLTSGGLGTMGYGLPAALGAQAAFPTRQVIDISGDGSFQMNSQELATLVQYRLPVKIAILNNNFLGMVRQWQQLFFNRRYSQTCMELPIDFKKLAEAYGATGLQATTPDEVEAVIKQAFATPGPVIMEFKVCREENVLPMVPAGAGINEMVLAS; from the coding sequence GTGAAAAAGACCGGATCACAGATTTTACTTGAATGTCTGCGCCTCGAAGGCGTTGATACCGTTTTCGGCTACCCAGGGGGGACGGTCATCAATATCTATGATGACTTGATGGATTCGCCGATCAAACATATTCTCAATCGCCATGAACAGGCTGCGGTTCATGCCGCTGACGGTTATGCGCGGGCCACCGGCAAGGTCGGTGTTGCCATCGCTACGAGTGGTCCCGGTGCAACCAATACGGTCACCGGTATTGCTACTGCCTACATGGATTCGATTCCGATGGTCATTATTACCGGACAGGTCCCGACGCCGCTGATCGGTAACGACGCATTTCAGGAAGCCGACATGATCGGTATTACGCGCCCGATCACCAAACACAATTATCTGGTCAGGGATATCAAGGATCTGGCCCGAATCATCAAACAGGCCTTTTATATCGCCCGCACCGGTCGTCCCGGCCCGGTCCTCGTTGACCTGCCGAAAGACATCCAGATGGCCACACATAAATTTGAGTACCCGGACAAAGTTGAACTGCGCGGCTATAAACCGAATTACAGCGGCAACTCGCGGCAGATAGAAAAATCGATCAAGATGATTCTGGCGGCCCGTAAACCGGTTATCTATGTTGGTGGCGGAGCAGCGCTGTCGAATTCCAATCTGGAACTGAAACAATTTACTGAAATGATTCAGGCGCCGCTGACCATGACCCTGATGGGGCTGTCATCATTTCCGAACACGCATCCGCTGTCACTCGGGATGCTCGGCATGCACGGCACCTATCACGCCAATATGGCAGTGACCGATGCTGATCTGCTGATCGCTATCGGGGCCCGTTTTGATGATCGCGTCACCGGAAAGATTGCGACCTTTGCACCCCATGCCAAGATTATCCATATTGACATCGATCCGACTTCGATCAAAAAGAATGTGCGCGTCGATTTGCCGATCGTTGGCGATCTCAAGGATGTCCTGAAAAAAATGCTCAAACAACTCGCCGAATACGACGCGCAAGTGGCAACCCTGCGGGACGAACTTGCGCCGTGGCGCGCGAAGATTGAGGTGTGGAAGAAAGAGCAGCCGCTCGGATACAAGAGTTCGAATAAGGAGATCAAACCGCAGTTTGTCATTGAGAAACTGTGTGAATTGTCCGACGAAGACGCGATTATTACGACGGAAGTCGGTCAACATCAGATGTGGACTGCCCAGTTCTATGATTTTATTCAGCCGCGGACCTTTCTGACTTCAGGCGGGCTCGGCACGATGGGCTACGGTCTGCCCGCCGCGCTCGGTGCCCAGGCGGCATTCCCCACGCGGCAGGTCATTGATATCTCTGGTGACGGCTCGTTCCAGATGAACTCTCAGGAGTTGGCGACCTTGGTGCAATATCGCCTGCCGGTCAAGATTGCCATTCTGAACAACAATTTTCTCGGCATGGTCCGGCAGTGGCAGCAACTGTTCTTCAATCGCCGCTACAGCCAGACGTGTATGGAACTGCCGATTGATTTCAAGAAGCTGGCAGAAGCTTACGGGGCGACCGGCTTACAAGCCACTACCCCGGATGAAGTCGAGGCAGTGATCAAACAGGCCTTTGCCACGCCGGGGCCAGTCATCATGGAATTCAAGGTTTGCCGTGAAGAAAATGTGTTGCCGATGGTTCCGGCTGGTGCGGGTATCAATGAAATGGTGCTGGCGTCCTGA
- the ilvN gene encoding acetolactate synthase small subunit: MKHTISVLVENEFGVLPRVSGLFSGRGFNIESLSVAPTIDPTISRMTIVTSGDERILEQINKQLNKLIDVIKVIDFTGQDYTEREMGLIKVNAEESTRAEVLRIVDIFRAKVVDVTQSSYTVEVTGAPGKIDAVVELLRPMGIKELIRSGPVVLGRGAKGWKTQ, encoded by the coding sequence ATGAAACATACCATTTCGGTTTTGGTGGAAAATGAATTTGGCGTGCTGCCACGAGTTTCTGGGCTTTTTTCGGGACGCGGCTTTAATATTGAAAGCCTTTCCGTGGCGCCAACGATCGATCCGACTATTTCACGGATGACTATTGTCACCAGCGGCGACGAACGGATTCTGGAGCAGATCAACAAGCAACTCAACAAGTTGATTGATGTGATCAAGGTGATCGATTTCACCGGTCAGGATTATACCGAACGGGAGATGGGGCTGATCAAGGTCAATGCCGAGGAATCGACCCGTGCTGAAGTGCTGCGTATCGTAGATATCTTTCGAGCCAAGGTCGTCGATGTGACCCAGAGCTCGTATACGGTAGAAGTCACCGGAGCACCGGGGAAAATCGATGCCGTTGTTGAATTGCTGCGGCCGATGGGGATCAAGGAGCTGATTCGCTCCGGTCCGGTGGTTTTGGGACGCGGCGCAAAGGGGTGGAAGACGCAGTAA
- the ilvC gene encoding ketol-acid reductoisomerase, protein MNVYYDKDAELSIIQGMKVTIVGYGSQGHAHANNLKDSGVDVTVALRESSTSAKKAINSGLTVKSVAAAVAAADLVMILTPDEFQFQLYRDEIEPNVKQGATLAFAHGFAIHYNQIVPRADLDVIMIAPKAPGHTVRSEFVRGGGIPDLIAVFQDASGKAKNVALSYASAIGGGRTGIIETSFKDETETDLFGEQAVLCGGAVELVKAGFETLTAAGYAPEMAYFECLHELKLIVDLMYEGGIANMNYSISNNAEYGEYITGPQVINAESRKAMKQCLDNIQNGEYAKRFILEGQANYPEMTARRRLNAAHPIELVGERLRSMMPWIKKIVDKEKN, encoded by the coding sequence ATGAACGTTTATTATGACAAAGATGCCGAACTGTCAATCATTCAAGGAATGAAGGTGACGATTGTCGGTTACGGTTCCCAGGGCCATGCCCACGCCAATAACCTCAAGGATTCCGGTGTCGATGTCACCGTTGCTCTGCGTGAAAGTTCGACCTCGGCGAAAAAGGCGATAAATTCCGGTTTGACGGTCAAGAGTGTCGCCGCCGCTGTTGCCGCTGCCGATCTGGTGATGATTCTGACCCCCGACGAATTTCAGTTTCAGCTTTATCGCGATGAAATTGAGCCGAACGTCAAGCAAGGGGCGACGCTTGCCTTTGCCCACGGTTTCGCAATTCACTACAATCAGATCGTCCCGCGGGCCGACCTGGACGTGATCATGATCGCGCCGAAGGCCCCGGGGCACACCGTGCGCTCCGAATTTGTACGTGGTGGCGGCATCCCTGACCTGATCGCAGTTTTCCAGGACGCCTCCGGTAAAGCCAAAAATGTGGCTCTGTCGTACGCCAGTGCCATCGGCGGCGGGCGTACCGGGATTATTGAGACCAGCTTCAAGGATGAGACCGAAACAGACCTGTTCGGTGAGCAGGCGGTCCTTTGTGGTGGAGCGGTTGAACTGGTCAAGGCCGGTTTTGAAACGTTGACCGCAGCGGGGTATGCGCCAGAGATGGCTTACTTCGAATGCCTTCATGAACTCAAATTGATTGTTGATCTGATGTACGAAGGCGGGATTGCCAACATGAATTACTCGATCTCCAATAATGCGGAGTATGGCGAGTATATCACCGGCCCCCAGGTGATCAACGCGGAAAGTCGCAAGGCGATGAAACAGTGTCTGGACAATATTCAGAACGGTGAATACGCCAAACGGTTTATTCTCGAAGGACAAGCCAACTATCCCGAGATGACCGCCCGGCGGAGGCTCAATGCCGCGCACCCGATCGAACTGGTCGGTGAACGCCTGCGCAGCATGATGCCCTGGATCAAGAAAATTGTTGATAAAGAAAAAAACTGA
- a CDS encoding phosphatidylserine decarboxylase family protein codes for MRNQHQPVAVEGFPFIALFAFVTLIFALLDWGCLATIMLALTLFTVYFFRNPERFPPTDANAIVAPADGKVIFVGDVMEERYFGEEVKKISIFMNVFNVHVNRAPFSGKVLARFYNRGEFFNASLDKASLQNEQAGLFVESDRGKILFVQIAGLIARRIVTYPVVGDLLTRGMRFGLIRFGSRVDIYLPKGTEITVRIGDRTVAGESVIGYWHE; via the coding sequence ATGCGTAATCAACATCAACCGGTGGCCGTCGAGGGTTTTCCTTTTATCGCGCTGTTTGCCTTCGTTACACTGATTTTTGCGTTGCTTGACTGGGGTTGTCTGGCGACCATCATGCTCGCGCTGACCCTTTTTACGGTCTATTTTTTTCGTAATCCGGAACGCTTCCCGCCGACTGATGCCAATGCCATCGTCGCGCCTGCGGATGGCAAGGTGATTTTTGTCGGTGACGTGATGGAAGAGCGCTATTTTGGCGAAGAGGTGAAAAAAATCAGCATCTTCATGAACGTGTTCAATGTCCATGTCAACCGTGCCCCTTTTTCAGGGAAGGTGCTTGCCCGGTTTTATAATCGTGGAGAATTTTTTAACGCTTCGCTCGACAAGGCCAGTCTCCAGAATGAACAAGCCGGACTTTTTGTCGAAAGTGACAGAGGCAAGATCCTCTTCGTTCAGATCGCCGGCCTGATCGCACGACGGATTGTCACTTACCCGGTCGTGGGGGATTTGTTGACCCGTGGTATGCGTTTTGGTCTGATTCGATTTGGTTCGCGGGTTGACATTTATTTACCGAAAGGGACCGAAATCACTGTTCGCATTGGTGACCGTACCGTTGCGGGGGAATCGGTCATCGGGTATTGGCATGAGTAA